In Candidatus Nitrosarchaeum limnium SFB1, the following proteins share a genomic window:
- a CDS encoding ABC transporter related protein, producing the protein MTKLEAKNIVKYFKHDSHRLKALGGVNLEIEDGEFVCLVGPSGCGKSTFLRIVAGLETPEEGEILFDGKPVTTTGPERIIVFQEGALFPWLKVQDNVEFGLKMAGIPKEERVQISKRYLDMMQLTKFADSYTYQLSTGMKQRVAIARALVMDPDVLLMDEPFAALDAQTRDLLLVEMQLIWEKTKKLFCL; encoded by the coding sequence TTGACAAAACTTGAGGCTAAAAATATTGTAAAATATTTCAAGCATGATAGTCATCGCCTAAAGGCATTGGGCGGCGTAAACTTGGAGATTGAAGATGGTGAATTTGTCTGTCTAGTCGGTCCCTCTGGATGTGGAAAATCAACTTTTTTGAGAATTGTTGCTGGATTGGAGACTCCTGAAGAAGGTGAAATTCTATTTGATGGAAAACCTGTCACCACTACTGGTCCTGAAAGAATCATAGTTTTTCAAGAAGGTGCATTGTTTCCTTGGTTGAAAGTACAGGATAATGTAGAATTTGGATTGAAGATGGCAGGAATCCCAAAAGAAGAACGTGTGCAGATATCTAAAAGATACTTGGATATGATGCAATTAACAAAATTTGCAGATTCATACACTTACCAACTTTCAACTGGAATGAAGCAAAGAGTTGCAATAGCTAGAGCTCTGGTAATGGATCCCGATGTATTGCTAATGGATGAACCATTTGCAGCACTTGATGCTCAAACACGAGATTTGTTGTTAGTTGAAATGCAATTGATATGGGAAAAAACGAAAAAACTATTTTGTTTGTAA
- a CDS encoding aliphatic sulfonate ABC transporter periplasmic ligand-binding protein, producing MKMRSIILAGIASIILILSVGIIVNTDGSTRENKIRVAYFPNITHVVPIIGLERGTFANEIGNTITIQPILFDSGPQVIESIFAGSVNIAYVGPGPAINGFLKSEHHNVKILSGAASGGVSFIVHPDSKINSAEDFIGKRIAAPQIGNSQDISLRTYLSANGLKPAEKGGSVIVLNVPNSDIYTLFAKGDIDAAWVAEPTATLLVQKLNGTRLFDEIDMWPDQKFASVLLIANEDYVNQHPEVIRKWLEAHQQTIDWINSNPEETRIIFNQFLKRELGKSLPDNLIDESLSKLQITSDPIVSSIETFAKRADSLGYLGRHGYSLDGIFFDINSNSQLQEVLIP from the coding sequence ATGAAAATGCGATCAATAATTTTGGCGGGAATTGCTAGTATCATTTTGATATTATCCGTTGGAATTATTGTTAACACTGATGGATCTACTCGTGAAAATAAGATCCGAGTAGCATATTTCCCTAACATCACTCATGTTGTTCCAATTATTGGACTTGAGAGAGGAACGTTTGCAAATGAAATTGGAAATACAATTACTATTCAACCGATTCTATTTGATTCTGGACCTCAGGTGATAGAATCAATTTTTGCAGGCTCTGTTAATATAGCATATGTTGGTCCTGGACCTGCAATTAATGGATTTTTAAAATCTGAACATCACAATGTAAAAATTTTATCTGGTGCTGCAAGTGGCGGTGTCAGTTTTATTGTTCATCCTGATTCAAAAATTAATTCTGCTGAAGATTTTATAGGCAAACGAATTGCAGCTCCTCAAATTGGAAATTCTCAAGACATCTCTTTGAGAACTTATCTTTCTGCTAATGGATTAAAACCAGCTGAAAAGGGAGGGTCTGTAATAGTTTTGAATGTACCTAATTCAGATATTTACACGTTATTTGCTAAAGGTGATATCGATGCTGCTTGGGTTGCTGAACCCACTGCCACATTATTGGTGCAGAAATTAAACGGAACAAGATTGTTTGATGAAATTGATATGTGGCCTGATCAAAAATTTGCATCTGTTTTATTAATTGCCAATGAAGATTATGTGAATCAGCATCCTGAAGTAATTCGTAAATGGCTAGAGGCACACCAACAAACAATTGATTGGATAAATTCTAACCCTGAAGAGACAAGAATAATTTTTAATCAATTTCTCAAAAGAGAGTTGGGCAAATCTCTTCCCGATAATTTAATTGATGAATCATTATCTAAGTTACAAATTACATCTGATCCTATTGTTAGTTCAATTGAGACTTTTGCTAAAAGAGCAGATTCACTTGGATATCTTGGACGACATGGGTATAGTTTGGATGGAATTTTCTTTGACATAAATTCAAATTCCCAATTACAGGAGGTTTTGATACCTTGA